Part of the Desulfohalovibrio reitneri genome is shown below.
AGCAGCACCACGTGCAGGGCGACGGAGAGGAGAAGGGCTGTTCGCGAGCGCATGAATCAGGACGCGTCGTCCTCTTCCCGTTCCGCCACCATGCCCAGGCGGTCCACGCCGGCGGCCTTAATCTCGCCCATCACTTGCACCACGCGGCCGTACGGCACGTCGCGGTCGGCCCGCAGGTAGACCGACTTGTCCTCTTTGGCCAGAGGCCGCAGGCGTTCTTCCAGGCCGCCGAGCTCCACTTCGTACTCGTCCAGAAAGATGCCTCCGTCCTCCTTCACGCTGATGAGCAGGTGCCCCGAGTCCATGGGCAGTTCGCGCACGGTGCGGGTCTGGGGCAGGTCCACCTCCACGCCCTGGGTCATGAGCGGGGCGGTGACCATGAAGATGATAAGCAGCACGAAGACCACGTCCACCAGCGGAGTGAGGTTGATTTCCGCCAGGAAGGGGCTCGCGGTGCGGGGGCGCAGTTCGTCTTCAAAGGGCATGGGCGCCTCAGTCGTTGGCTATCCAGGCCAGTTCGCGCTGCATGCGGTTGAGGAAGGCGGAGGAGAAGTTGACCAGAACCGTCTCCAGGTTGCCCAGCATGCCCAGAAAGGCGTTGTAGGCGATGGCCGCGGGAACGGCCACGGCCAGGCCGATGGCCGTGGTGGTCAGCGCCTCGGCGATGCCCGGGCCGACCACGGCCAGGGACGCGGTCTTCTGTATGCCGATGGCCTGGAAGGAGCGCATGATGCCCCACACCGTGCCGAACAGCCCCAGGAAGGGAGCCACGTTGGCGCAGGTGGAGAGCACCGACAGCGAGGCCCCCTTGCGGCCCAGCTCGAAGCTGACACCCTGGCGCAGGGCACGGCGCACGTTGTCAGTGGCCAGCTTGCCCTTGACCGAGGCCTCGAACTCCAGCTTCTCCAGCCGCTTGAGTTCGCGCAGGGCGAAGTAACCCACCTCCCGCACCGGGGAGGCCGGGTTCATGGAGCGCATGGCCGAGGACAGGTCGCCCGCCTGCTGAAAGGCCTCGTAGTCGACGGTCGAGCGGGACTTGGCCCGGCTGAGCGTGACCAGTTTGTAGATGATGACCGCCCAGGAGAGCACGGACATGAAAAGCAGCAGGATGAGCACGCCCTGGATGATGGGCGAACCTTCTGTGAATACGGTCAGAAACAAGTCTTGCATGAAGGATTCCTTTGCTGGATGACTGGCGGATGATACGGCGAAGCGCCAGCCAGTTCAACAGGCCAACTCGGCCAGGCGGGGCAGGACTTCCTGCGCCGGGGCGTCCAGGCGGATGTCGCTGACCCGGTCGTAGGAGGTCGGTCCGAGGTTTACCTCCACAACCACGCCGCCCTTGGCCTTGATGCGCGAGGGGATGAGCCCGGCGGGCTGCACTTCGCCGGAAGCGCCCACCACCAGGCAGAAGTCGGCCGCGGCCACGGCCTCGTCCGCGGCGCGGGCCGCGTCCGGGGGAATGCCCTCGCCGAAGAATACGATGTCCGGCCGCACCACCCCGCCGCAGGAGCAGCGCCAGGGGATGGTTTCCAGGGTCAGGCCGGCGGCCTCTTCAGGCGGGTGCTCCCTGGCGCAGGACATGCAGCGGAAACGCCGCAGCCCGCCGTGGTACTCGATGACCCCGGGCGAACCGGCGGCCTGGTGCAGCCCGTCGATGTTCTGGGTGACGATCTCGTCCAGCAGGCCGCATTCGGACAGCTTGGCCAGGGCCTTGTGCGCCGGGTTGGGCTCGGCCTTGCCGAAAACGTCCTTGGCCTCCAGCAGAAACTCCCACACCCCGCGCGGGTTGGTGCGCAGGGCCTGGAGGGTGGCCACCTCGTCGGGGTCGTAGCGGCTCCACAGCCCGCCTGGGCTGCGGAAGTCCGGGATGCCGCTGGCCACGGAGATTCCCGCGCCGGTGAAGGCCATGGCGCGGGAGGCTCGACGCAGGGCCCCGGCCGCGCGTTCGAGTTGTTCGTCCAGCGCCGCGCTCACGGGTCAGTCCAGGGTGACGGCCGCCCGGCCGGCGGCGTTGAGTCGGGAGAGGAAATCGCGGGAGTTGGCCTCGGCGCGAAGGTACTCCTCGTCGCTCAGACCCGCGCCCAGGGCCACCGCCTTGCGCAGCTCCGGACCAATCAGGTCGCCGGGGGCGTGGGCGTCGTTGTTGATGACCAGGGTCGCGCCGTGCTCCCGCGCCAGGGCGGCCACCCGGCCGTTGGTCAGGCTGTGGCCCTTGCGGGTGGTGATCTCCAGCAGCACGCCGCGTTCGGCGGCCAGGGCCGCGTCCTGCGGGGTGAGCAGGCCGGGGTGCGCCAGCACGTCCGCCCCGCCCTCGATGGCGGCCAGGTTGGTCCCCCGGGCCACGGGCTCCACCACGGTCTCGCCGTGCACCACCACGATCTCCGCCCCGGCCTCGCGGGCCAGGCGGATGGTCTCGGGAATGAGGGGCGGCGGCACGTGGGTGATCTCGCACCCGGGGATGATGTCGATGTCCATGTGGGCCGAATAGTTGGCCGCCAGGCGGCGCACGTTCGAGATGACGTGCTCCAGGGTGGAGAGGTCCACGTGGTCTGTGACGGCCAGGGCCTTGTAGCCTGCCACGCGGGCGCGGCGGGCCAGCTCCGCCGGGATGAGCGCGCCGTCGGAGAAGGTGGAGTGGGTGTGCAAGTCTATCATTTACATCTTGTACTTGTCTTCGGGGTCGAACTGCTCCAGCAATTCGTTCCACTGTTGGGCGTCGTCCCCGCGCAGCACCGGCTTGCCCGACACCTTGTCGTCGGTCCCGGCCTCCTCCAGCACGGCCTCGGCAACGCGGATGGCGGCCTCGCAGCGCAGAGCCAGGGCCACGGCGTCCGAAGGGCGGGAGTCGATGCGGATGACGTCCTCGCCCCGGAGCACCTCGATCTCGGCGTAGTAGGTGCCGTCCACCAGGGAGACGACCTCCACGGCGCGGACCTCGCCGCCCAGGTCGCGGATGGAGTTGAGCAGCAGGTCATGGGTCATGGGGCGGGGGAGGGAGACGTCGTTGAGGGCCATGGAAATGGCCATGGCCTCCATGGCCCCTATCCAGATGGGCAGGACCCGGGATTCCTCGGAATCCTTGAGGATGAGGACAGGCACTTGGGAATCTTCGTCCACGGCCAGTCCGAACACGTGCATCTCTACCATGGCGACCCCGCTGGCTTGGCGGAAAGGGAATGTTTCTTTGCCTCGATTATAGTGACACGGGCGATGGAGCCGGTCAAATCGGTCCCGTTTTCGGAAGGCATGTTCACCACCCGGCCCCATGGGTCGCGGCCCATCCAGGAAACCCCGCCATCCGGGTCCGGCTTGCGGCTGGCCCCTTCGAAGAGCACGTCCGCCTCGGCGCCCACGCGGGCGGCGTAGGAGGCTTCGGTCAGCTCGTCCTGCAGGGCCTGCAGCCGGGCCAGCCGGTCCGCCTTGATCTCCTCGGGGACCTTGCCTTCCATGCGCTCGGCGGCCACGCCGGGGCGGTCGTTGTATTTGAAGGAGAAGCTGGACTCGAAGCCCACATGGGCCACCAGGTCCAGCGTCTGCTGGAACTCCTCCTCGGTTTCGCCGGGGAAGCCCACGATGAGGTCGGTGGACAGGGTGATGTCAGGCCGGGCGGCCCGAAGCCCCTCCACCAGGGAAAGATAGCGGGCCGTGTCGTAGCGGCGGCCCATGCGGCGCAACACCCGGTCCGAGCCGGCCTGCATGGGCAGGTGCAGATTGGGGGCCAAGTTGTTCAGCTCGCCGAAGGC
Proteins encoded:
- a CDS encoding ExbD/TolR family protein; this encodes MPFEDELRPRTASPFLAEINLTPLVDVVFVLLIIFMVTAPLMTQGVEVDLPQTRTVRELPMDSGHLLISVKEDGGIFLDEYEVELGGLEERLRPLAKEDKSVYLRADRDVPYGRVVQVMGEIKAAGVDRLGMVAEREEDDAS
- a CDS encoding bifunctional nuclease family protein, coding for MVEMHVFGLAVDEDSQVPVLILKDSEESRVLPIWIGAMEAMAISMALNDVSLPRPMTHDLLLNSIRDLGGEVRAVEVVSLVDGTYYAEIEVLRGEDVIRIDSRPSDAVALALRCEAAIRVAEAVLEEAGTDDKVSGKPVLRGDDAQQWNELLEQFDPEDKYKM
- a CDS encoding MotA/TolQ/ExbB proton channel family protein, yielding MQDLFLTVFTEGSPIIQGVLILLLFMSVLSWAVIIYKLVTLSRAKSRSTVDYEAFQQAGDLSSAMRSMNPASPVREVGYFALRELKRLEKLEFEASVKGKLATDNVRRALRQGVSFELGRKGASLSVLSTCANVAPFLGLFGTVWGIMRSFQAIGIQKTASLAVVGPGIAEALTTTAIGLAVAVPAAIAYNAFLGMLGNLETVLVNFSSAFLNRMQRELAWIAND
- a CDS encoding histidinol phosphate phosphatase domain-containing protein: MIDLHTHSTFSDGALIPAELARRARVAGYKALAVTDHVDLSTLEHVISNVRRLAANYSAHMDIDIIPGCEITHVPPPLIPETIRLAREAGAEIVVVHGETVVEPVARGTNLAAIEGGADVLAHPGLLTPQDAALAAERGVLLEITTRKGHSLTNGRVAALAREHGATLVINNDAHAPGDLIGPELRKAVALGAGLSDEEYLRAEANSRDFLSRLNAAGRAAVTLD
- a CDS encoding NAD-dependent protein deacylase, with product MSAALDEQLERAAGALRRASRAMAFTGAGISVASGIPDFRSPGGLWSRYDPDEVATLQALRTNPRGVWEFLLEAKDVFGKAEPNPAHKALAKLSECGLLDEIVTQNIDGLHQAAGSPGVIEYHGGLRRFRCMSCAREHPPEEAAGLTLETIPWRCSCGGVVRPDIVFFGEGIPPDAARAADEAVAAADFCLVVGASGEVQPAGLIPSRIKAKGGVVVEVNLGPTSYDRVSDIRLDAPAQEVLPRLAELAC